A genomic segment from Streptomyces sp. NBC_00459 encodes:
- a CDS encoding IlvD/Edd family dehydratase, giving the protein MVRLRSAQWYAGDDRNAYIHRAWMRRGAPDDAFTGRPQIAIANTASDLTPCNAHLNEVAASVRNGVYEAGGIPLDLPVVSLGETQVRPTAMLWRNMAAMATEEMLRANPIDGVVLLGGCDKTIPSLLMAAASVDLPAVVVPGGPMLNGTFRGTPLGCGTDVWRLSEEVRAGTLSQEQFTRSESSMIRSRGHCNTMGTASTMALVAEALGTVVPGVAGIPAPDSRLLEAAHGTGRLAVDMVAADRRPGTFLTKASFHNAIVALAAIGGSTNAVVHLLAIAGRLGIDLSLDDFDRIGSHVPVLVDLQPAGRFLMEDFHRAGGLSAVLREVRDLLDPDALTVTGEPLVDHLDDAPIWDAEVIRTRAKPLVAEGGIAVLRGNLAPRGALIKPAAASPHLLRHRGRAIVFDSIEDFHARIDDPDLDVDADSVLVLRGCGPKGYPGMPEVSNMPLPKKLLEQGVRDMVRVCDGRMSGTAYGTVVLHVAPEAAAGGPLALVRTGDFISLDVEARRLEVDVPADELARRTPTEATVNGYANPRRGWERLYVDHVQQADTGADLDFLIGSSGSEVSRESH; this is encoded by the coding sequence ATGGTGAGGCTCCGGAGCGCACAGTGGTACGCGGGTGACGACCGAAACGCCTATATCCACCGGGCCTGGATGCGCCGGGGCGCACCGGACGACGCCTTCACGGGCCGGCCGCAGATCGCCATCGCCAACACCGCCTCGGACCTGACACCTTGCAACGCGCACCTGAACGAGGTGGCGGCCTCGGTCCGCAACGGCGTCTACGAGGCGGGCGGTATCCCCCTGGACCTGCCCGTGGTGTCGCTGGGCGAGACCCAGGTGAGGCCCACGGCGATGCTCTGGCGGAACATGGCGGCGATGGCCACGGAGGAGATGCTGCGGGCCAACCCGATCGACGGTGTCGTCCTGCTCGGCGGCTGCGACAAGACCATCCCGTCGCTGCTCATGGCCGCCGCCTCGGTGGACCTGCCCGCCGTCGTCGTACCCGGCGGCCCGATGCTCAACGGGACCTTCCGCGGCACACCGCTCGGCTGCGGCACCGACGTGTGGCGGCTGTCGGAGGAGGTGCGGGCCGGCACGCTCTCCCAGGAGCAGTTCACCCGCTCCGAGTCGTCGATGATCCGCAGCCGCGGGCACTGCAACACCATGGGTACCGCCTCGACGATGGCTCTGGTCGCCGAGGCCCTGGGCACTGTCGTCCCGGGTGTGGCCGGTATCCCGGCACCCGACAGCCGGCTATTGGAGGCCGCCCACGGCACCGGCAGGCTGGCGGTCGACATGGTCGCCGCCGACCGCAGGCCGGGCACCTTCCTGACCAAGGCGTCCTTCCACAACGCGATCGTCGCCCTGGCCGCCATCGGCGGATCCACCAACGCGGTCGTGCACCTGCTGGCCATCGCGGGCCGACTCGGGATCGATCTGTCCCTCGACGACTTCGACCGCATCGGCTCCCACGTCCCGGTCCTGGTCGACCTCCAGCCGGCCGGGCGCTTCCTCATGGAGGACTTCCATCGCGCCGGCGGCCTGTCCGCCGTCCTGCGCGAGGTACGCGACCTGCTCGACCCCGACGCCCTGACCGTCACCGGCGAGCCGCTGGTCGACCACCTCGACGATGCGCCGATCTGGGACGCCGAGGTGATCCGTACGCGTGCGAAACCGCTGGTGGCCGAGGGTGGCATCGCCGTCCTGCGCGGCAATCTGGCCCCCCGCGGCGCGCTCATCAAACCGGCCGCCGCCTCCCCGCACCTGCTGCGTCACCGGGGCCGGGCGATCGTCTTCGACTCGATCGAGGACTTCCACGCCCGGATCGACGACCCGGACCTCGACGTGGACGCCGACTCCGTGCTCGTCCTGCGCGGCTGCGGCCCCAAGGGCTATCCGGGCATGCCCGAGGTGTCGAACATGCCGCTGCCGAAGAAGCTGCTGGAACAGGGCGTCCGTGACATGGTCCGCGTCTGCGACGGCCGGATGAGCGGCACCGCCTACGGCACCGTCGTCCTGCACGTGGCCCCGGAAGCGGCGGCCGGCGGCCCCCTCGCACTGGTGCGTACGGGGGATTTCATCAGCCTCGACGTCGAAGCCCGCCGCCTCGAAGTCGACGTACCCGCCGACGAACTCGCCCGCAGGACCCCCACCGAGGCCACCGTCAACGGCTACGCCAATCCCAGGCGCGGCTGGGAACGCCTCTACGTCGACCACGTCCAGCAGGCCGACACCGGCGCCGACCTGGACTTCCTCATCGGCTCCAGCGGCTCCGAAGTGAGCCGTGAATCGCACTGA
- a CDS encoding carbohydrate ABC transporter permease — protein sequence MTTVVPSGPKRAEEPKAADRTGRAGGVLRSRGTRSSYPGWFYLPAAVVYGALFLVPTLASFYFSLTRWTIFKSTFIGLDNYTAFFQEPALVKGFVNTFLYAVVTSGLKVVLGLFLGILLTSQIRARGYLRSVVFFPVLVSTVGVGITFTAFMDPSTGAINKALAVIGIDGPGWLTEPSLALFSVALVDVWKGVGLATVIYIAGIVSIPDDYYEAAKLDGANTRQLLRNVVLPLSWPATSTVIILSLIGGLRSFDLIWAMTRGGPGFSSDVVASVIYKQYQAGFYGLSTAGNVILFLVVTAIVVPLSRFLARKEVQR from the coding sequence ATGACCACAGTTGTACCGAGCGGGCCGAAGCGGGCCGAGGAGCCGAAGGCGGCGGACAGGACGGGCCGGGCGGGCGGGGTGTTGCGGTCCCGGGGGACGCGCAGTTCCTATCCCGGCTGGTTCTATCTGCCCGCGGCGGTCGTCTACGGGGCGTTGTTCCTCGTCCCGACCCTCGCGTCGTTCTACTTCAGCCTGACCCGGTGGACGATCTTCAAGTCGACGTTCATCGGCCTGGACAACTACACCGCGTTCTTCCAGGAACCCGCCCTCGTGAAGGGCTTCGTCAACACGTTCCTCTACGCGGTCGTCACCTCCGGCCTCAAAGTCGTCCTCGGCCTCTTTCTCGGGATCCTCCTGACCAGCCAGATCCGCGCCCGCGGCTACCTGCGCTCGGTGGTCTTCTTTCCCGTCCTGGTCAGCACCGTGGGTGTCGGCATCACCTTCACCGCGTTCATGGACCCCTCCACCGGCGCCATCAACAAGGCCCTGGCCGTGATCGGCATCGACGGCCCGGGATGGCTGACCGAGCCCTCCCTCGCCCTGTTCTCCGTCGCTCTGGTCGACGTGTGGAAAGGCGTCGGCCTGGCCACCGTCATCTACATCGCCGGCATCGTCTCCATCCCCGACGACTACTACGAAGCCGCGAAACTCGACGGCGCCAACACCCGACAACTCCTGCGCAACGTCGTCCTGCCCCTGTCCTGGCCCGCCACCTCCACCGTCATCATCCTGTCCCTCATCGGTGGCCTGCGCTCCTTCGACCTCATCTGGGCCATGACCCGCGGCGGACCCGGCTTCAGCTCCGACGTCGTCGCCTCCGTCATCTACAAGCAGTACCAGGCAGGCTTCTACGGCCTGTCCACCGCCGGGAACGTCATCCTCTTCCTCGTCGTGACCGCGATCGTCGTCCCGCTCTCCCGCTTCCTGGCCCGCAAGGAGGTCCAGCGATGA
- a CDS encoding FMN-dependent NADH-azoreductase produces MSYLLHIDSSSIGTASVSHQVARSFRDTWTGEVVHRDLAASPVPHLSAAGVSARFTDPAQHTPEQATAAAVQDELIEEFLGASAYLFTVPMYNYTMPSVFKAWLDQIMVQGRTLDFTNGPATTGRPALLISARGGGYGPGTPNHGKDHLVPALETVLGDPHTLGLDVTTLTPELTMATVVPDLAHLLPLHEASLAESHEQARARAQKIGRQVTV; encoded by the coding sequence ATGTCCTACCTGCTGCACATCGACTCGTCCTCGATCGGCACCGCCTCGGTCTCCCACCAGGTCGCCCGGTCCTTCCGGGACACCTGGACGGGCGAGGTCGTCCACCGCGACCTGGCCGCGTCGCCCGTGCCGCACCTGAGCGCGGCAGGCGTCTCGGCCCGCTTCACCGACCCCGCCCAGCACACCCCCGAGCAGGCCACGGCGGCAGCGGTCCAGGACGAACTCATCGAGGAGTTCCTCGGAGCGAGCGCCTACCTCTTCACCGTGCCGATGTACAACTACACGATGCCCTCGGTGTTCAAGGCATGGCTCGACCAGATCATGGTCCAGGGCCGCACCCTGGACTTCACCAACGGACCAGCGACGACCGGCCGCCCGGCCCTGCTGATCTCCGCCCGCGGCGGCGGTTACGGCCCCGGCACCCCCAACCACGGCAAGGACCACCTCGTGCCCGCGCTGGAGACCGTCCTGGGCGATCCCCACACCCTCGGCCTCGACGTCACCACGCTCACCCCCGAACTGACCATGGCCACCGTCGTCCCGGACCTCGCCCACCTCCTCCCGCTCCACGAGGCGTCCCTGGCCGAGTCGCACGAGCAGGCCCGAGCCCGGGCTCAGAAGATCGGCCGGCAGGTCACCGTCTGA
- a CDS encoding zinc-dependent alcohol dehydrogenase: MRAFVLTAPGKYEVQEVPAPVAAPGEVVVDVERVGVCGTDMEFFTGAMAYLHQGHSSYPMRLGHEWAGRVTAVGAGVDPVWVGRRVMGDTMLGCGSCRRCRRGHQHVCEKRQEVGIRGERAGALAEQLAVPASSLHALPDSVDAVLGALVEPGGNALRAARAAELRPGDRVLVLGPGTIGLLVAMFARAAGAEVHLMGATDNSLAFARELGFEHAWREDTVPDLPYDAVVDASNATHLPDLALRLVEPGGRIVCIGLAGEPSRIDTRTLVLKDVTAVGILSASPGLDATIRAYADGSVDPRPLIAATVGLEQAGPVLAGERPAGAGPGPKVHVDPRLD, encoded by the coding sequence ATGCGCGCGTTCGTCCTCACGGCTCCCGGGAAGTACGAGGTCCAGGAAGTCCCCGCCCCGGTGGCGGCCCCCGGCGAGGTCGTCGTCGACGTCGAGCGGGTCGGCGTGTGCGGCACCGACATGGAGTTCTTCACCGGCGCCATGGCCTACCTCCACCAGGGCCACTCCTCCTACCCGATGCGTCTGGGCCACGAGTGGGCGGGGCGTGTGACGGCGGTCGGCGCCGGGGTCGACCCCGTGTGGGTGGGCCGCCGGGTCATGGGGGACACCATGCTCGGCTGCGGCTCCTGCCGCCGCTGCCGACGAGGCCACCAGCACGTGTGCGAGAAACGGCAGGAGGTCGGCATCCGCGGGGAGCGGGCCGGCGCCCTGGCCGAACAACTCGCGGTGCCGGCCTCCTCGTTGCACGCCCTGCCCGACTCCGTCGACGCGGTACTGGGCGCCCTCGTCGAGCCCGGCGGCAACGCCCTGCGCGCCGCCCGCGCGGCCGAACTGCGCCCCGGGGACCGGGTGTTGGTCCTGGGCCCGGGAACCATAGGACTGCTGGTCGCGATGTTCGCCCGCGCCGCCGGTGCGGAGGTCCACCTGATGGGCGCCACCGACAACTCCCTCGCCTTCGCCCGCGAGCTGGGCTTCGAGCACGCCTGGCGGGAGGACACCGTCCCGGACCTGCCGTACGACGCCGTGGTCGACGCCTCCAACGCCACCCATCTCCCGGACCTGGCCCTCCGGTTGGTCGAACCGGGTGGCCGTATCGTCTGCATCGGCCTGGCCGGTGAACCCAGCAGGATCGACACCCGCACCCTCGTCCTCAAGGACGTCACCGCCGTGGGCATCCTGTCCGCCTCGCCCGGCCTCGACGCCACCATCCGCGCGTACGCCGACGGATCGGTCGACCCCAGGCCGCTCATCGCCGCGACGGTCGGCCTGGAGCAGGCCGGTCCCGTCCTCGCCGGTGAACGTCCGGCCGGAGCCGGGCCGGGGCCCAAGGTCCATGTCGACCCGCGGCTGGACTGA
- a CDS encoding NAD(P)-dependent oxidoreductase — MRITVFGASGAIGHLVVRQLLDAGHHVTASVRTPAKLTLADGKPTVATGQLSDTAAVRKAVAGAHAVISALGPSLKRSVKGTAVTDGTRTVVEAMQAENVTRFIGLATPSLTDPRDKPHWKPKVLPVMAKLAFPNALTELQGMTEAVTSSPLDYTIARITNPVDKPATGRIRSGFLGHDKVGSAMTRTDIAAFLVSQLTDNRYHQAMPVISN, encoded by the coding sequence ATGCGTATCACCGTCTTCGGCGCCAGCGGCGCCATCGGCCACCTGGTCGTCCGGCAACTGCTGGACGCCGGACACCACGTCACCGCCTCCGTCCGGACCCCCGCCAAACTCACCCTCGCCGACGGGAAACCGACCGTGGCCACCGGTCAACTCTCCGACACCGCAGCGGTCAGAAAGGCCGTGGCAGGCGCGCACGCGGTGATCAGCGCACTCGGCCCGTCGCTGAAGCGTTCCGTGAAAGGCACCGCCGTCACGGACGGCACCCGCACCGTCGTCGAGGCCATGCAGGCCGAGAACGTCACCCGGTTCATCGGTCTGGCCACCCCCTCGCTGACCGACCCGCGCGACAAACCGCACTGGAAGCCGAAGGTCCTGCCCGTCATGGCCAAGCTCGCCTTCCCCAACGCCCTGACCGAGCTCCAAGGCATGACCGAGGCGGTCACCTCCTCACCGCTCGACTACACCATCGCCCGGATCACGAATCCGGTCGACAAGCCCGCAACCGGCCGCATCAGGTCCGGCTTCCTGGGTCACGACAAGGTCGGCTCCGCGATGACCCGCACGGACATCGCCGCCTTCCTGGTCTCCCAGCTCACCGACAACCGCTACCACCAGGCCATGCCTGTCATCAGCAACTGA
- a CDS encoding winged helix-turn-helix transcriptional regulator: MDAAAAQENTAAPDTLVLPEPCSRVPVEHADFIRQVLDRVGDKWTLMVVANLYGGLMRYSDLQRSIPGISQRMLSRTLAQLHQDGLVTRTAYAEVPPRVEYALTPLGASLNHIVASLIEWAADHHDEIRRHRESSGAAGKR; the protein is encoded by the coding sequence ATGGACGCTGCCGCAGCTCAGGAGAACACCGCCGCGCCGGACACCCTGGTGCTCCCGGAGCCCTGCTCCCGGGTGCCGGTCGAGCACGCGGACTTCATCCGCCAGGTCCTGGACCGGGTCGGGGACAAGTGGACGCTGATGGTGGTCGCCAACCTGTACGGCGGCTTGATGCGCTACAGCGACCTGCAGCGCAGCATCCCCGGGATCTCGCAGCGCATGCTCTCGCGCACTCTGGCCCAGCTCCACCAGGACGGCCTGGTCACCAGGACCGCCTACGCAGAGGTGCCGCCGCGCGTGGAGTACGCCCTCACCCCGCTGGGTGCCAGCCTCAACCACATCGTGGCCTCCCTCATCGAATGGGCGGCCGACCATCACGACGAGATCCGCCGGCACCGGGAGAGCTCCGGCGCGGCCGGCAAGCGCTGA
- a CDS encoding carbohydrate ABC transporter permease, with protein sequence MNKSTRTWLGALSVTASIVVFVVPFAFIVLTAVKDPQQAARLDFSWPHHFQLIDNLVEVVRARDYILVIAFVNSVILTVASVSAMVVLGAMTAFVLQRRTTRWTGLINFLVLSGLIIPPAVVPTIWVLQKAGLFGTLPGLILVEIAFGLSFSILLFRAFIATIPRELDEAAIIDGASPLRLFFRIILPMLRSVVVTVIVVQSVAVFNDFTNPLYFLPGEQNATVQLTLFNFQSQYTTSYNLLFMDILLITIPPLIMFLFFNRQIVAGMTAGAVKG encoded by the coding sequence ATGAACAAGTCCACCCGCACCTGGCTGGGCGCCCTCTCGGTCACCGCCAGCATCGTCGTCTTCGTCGTCCCCTTCGCGTTCATCGTCCTGACCGCCGTCAAGGACCCCCAGCAGGCCGCCCGGCTCGACTTCTCCTGGCCCCACCACTTCCAGCTGATCGACAACCTCGTCGAGGTCGTGCGGGCCCGGGACTACATCCTCGTCATCGCGTTCGTCAACAGCGTCATCCTCACCGTCGCCAGCGTGAGCGCGATGGTCGTCCTGGGCGCGATGACCGCTTTCGTGCTGCAGCGCCGCACCACCCGCTGGACCGGCCTGATCAACTTCCTGGTCCTGTCCGGGCTGATCATCCCCCCGGCGGTCGTGCCCACGATCTGGGTCCTGCAGAAGGCCGGGCTGTTCGGCACGCTCCCCGGACTCATCCTCGTGGAGATCGCCTTCGGGCTCTCCTTCTCCATCCTGCTGTTCCGCGCCTTCATCGCCACCATCCCGCGCGAACTCGACGAGGCCGCGATCATCGACGGCGCGTCCCCGCTGCGGCTCTTCTTCCGGATCATCCTCCCCATGCTCCGCTCGGTCGTCGTCACCGTGATCGTCGTCCAGTCCGTCGCCGTCTTCAACGACTTCACCAACCCCCTCTACTTCCTGCCGGGCGAACAGAACGCCACCGTCCAGCTCACCCTCTTCAACTTCCAGAGCCAATACACCACCAGCTACAACCTGCTCTTCATGGACATCCTGCTCATCACCATCCCGCCGCTGATCATGTTCCTCTTCTTCAACCGGCAGATCGTCGCGGGCATGACCGCAGGAGCAGTCAAGGGTTAG
- a CDS encoding fumarylacetoacetate hydrolase family protein has translation MFLMRIGAAGAEKPVARIDDETYVDLSDTVTDFDEAFFGSGGLDRIRPVVAERTAAGQVSRFAGERIGAPIARPHQILCIGLNYRDHAAESGMAVPDEPILFTKSPNTLVGPNDDVRIPRGSTKTDWEVELGIVIGRRTSYLDSVDEARDAVAGFVVVNDVSERAFQLERGGQWAKGKSAETFNPAGPWLATTDEIDDVLALDMWLDVNGVRRQTGNTRTMIFDPYFIVHYLSRFLVLEPGDLINTGTPPGVGMGLNPPVYLQPDDVMELGITRLGSQRQHVLGPR, from the coding sequence GTGTTCCTCATGCGCATCGGTGCCGCGGGTGCCGAAAAGCCCGTCGCCCGCATCGACGACGAGACATACGTCGACCTCTCGGACACCGTCACGGACTTCGACGAGGCGTTCTTCGGATCCGGCGGCCTCGACCGCATCCGCCCTGTCGTGGCCGAGCGGACGGCTGCCGGGCAGGTGTCCCGCTTCGCCGGGGAGCGGATCGGCGCACCCATCGCCCGACCGCACCAGATCCTGTGCATCGGCCTCAACTACCGTGACCACGCTGCCGAGAGCGGGATGGCCGTGCCGGACGAGCCGATCCTGTTCACCAAGTCGCCCAACACCCTGGTCGGCCCGAACGACGACGTGCGGATCCCGCGCGGGTCCACCAAGACCGACTGGGAGGTGGAGCTCGGCATCGTGATCGGCCGCCGCACCAGCTACCTGGACTCGGTGGACGAAGCCCGCGACGCCGTCGCCGGCTTCGTCGTCGTCAACGACGTCAGTGAGCGTGCCTTCCAGCTGGAGCGGGGCGGACAGTGGGCGAAGGGCAAGTCCGCCGAGACCTTCAACCCGGCGGGCCCCTGGCTGGCCACCACCGACGAGATCGACGACGTCCTCGCGCTCGACATGTGGCTCGACGTCAACGGTGTCCGCCGCCAGACCGGCAACACCAGAACCATGATCTTCGACCCGTACTTCATCGTGCACTACCTCAGCCGGTTCCTCGTCCTGGAACCCGGCGACCTCATCAACACCGGCACCCCTCCCGGCGTCGGTATGGGCCTCAACCCGCCCGTGTATCTCCAGCCGGACGACGTGATGGAACTCGGCATCACCCGCCTCGGCAGCCAGCGCCAGCACGTGCTCGGCCCCCGGTGA
- a CDS encoding IclR family transcriptional regulator, which yields MKHTQASDGSTAPGEDGATSADTSRLVGSDRVLAVLKELARYPEGVGLEELTRVIDSPKPTVHRALGALRRAGLADQDTHGRYVLGDEFLRMAFAHHEDRPEHVRIRPVLEALADRFGETAHYAVLDGREVVYRAKVDPPTGAVRLTSTVGGRNPAHATGVGKLLLAHRLGTLGDVEAWIGDSPLVRRTPHTLCTGADLHRELRNIRERGYAVDGQENETGVNCLAVPVYATSPATPSGAVSVSALTYRTPLRALVDAVDEIRARLGALGEPHR from the coding sequence ATGAAGCATACGCAGGCATCCGACGGATCGACAGCCCCCGGTGAAGACGGCGCGACGAGTGCCGACACCAGCCGACTCGTGGGCTCGGACCGGGTACTCGCGGTCCTCAAGGAGCTCGCCCGATACCCGGAGGGCGTGGGCCTCGAGGAGCTGACCCGGGTGATCGACAGCCCCAAGCCGACCGTGCACCGGGCCCTGGGAGCCCTGCGCCGGGCAGGCCTCGCCGACCAGGACACCCACGGCCGCTACGTGCTCGGCGACGAGTTCCTCCGGATGGCCTTCGCCCACCACGAGGACCGCCCCGAGCACGTCCGCATCAGGCCCGTACTCGAAGCGCTGGCCGACCGGTTCGGCGAGACGGCGCACTACGCGGTCCTCGACGGCCGTGAGGTCGTCTACCGCGCCAAGGTCGACCCGCCCACCGGCGCCGTCAGGCTGACCTCGACGGTCGGCGGCCGCAACCCCGCCCACGCCACCGGCGTCGGCAAGCTGCTGCTCGCCCACCGGCTGGGCACCCTCGGAGACGTCGAAGCATGGATCGGTGACTCGCCCCTGGTACGCCGCACACCGCACACCCTGTGCACGGGGGCCGACCTGCACCGTGAGCTGCGGAACATCCGCGAACGGGGTTACGCCGTCGACGGCCAGGAGAACGAGACCGGGGTCAACTGCCTTGCCGTGCCCGTCTACGCCACCTCGCCGGCCACGCCCTCCGGCGCCGTGAGCGTCAGCGCGCTCACCTACCGCACTCCTCTGCGTGCCCTGGTCGACGCGGTCGACGAGATCCGCGCTCGGCTCGGGGCCCTGGGAGAGCCGCACCGGTGA
- a CDS encoding family 43 glycosylhydrolase → MQIHSHPGPRPGTAARRGRSALATVLVAFLTVLGLVTASPAGAVSGDTRMHDPSLIKVGSCTYGFSTGFEHDSLNPSGSITIRKSCAANAASGWTKVGNVWGATPSWIKAKLGSTPPNIWAPEIKNFNGKYHLYYAGSLWGSSYAVMGVATATNIEGPWTDQGMVTDVNYPIDPNVDWGPDGRLYITWGSFTGPGTYMHVLDQATGKLSTTDHNLWHLAVGIENPTIILNGGFYYLFGSKGLCCSGTNSTYYTVVGRSTSITGPYLDQSGKNMLSNGGTTVLTGARPKVAAGGADAFDDGVSQSLAYHYYDGDNSGRETLGIRKVSFAGGWPVFGGPVGAANNHLSNKNADKCADVWSASTADGASVNAGNCNSGSNEQWVTTAVGSNYRLVNVNSGKCLQIAGASTANGAAAVQSTCTGASHQLWKKTAVIGGYVTYTNVNSGKCLQVAGASTANGAPLDQSTCNTGANQQWMIV, encoded by the coding sequence ATGCAGATCCACTCCCACCCCGGGCCACGTCCCGGCACAGCCGCACGACGAGGCCGGTCCGCACTCGCGACCGTTCTGGTGGCATTCCTGACCGTCCTCGGCCTGGTCACCGCCTCGCCCGCCGGAGCGGTCAGCGGTGACACCCGCATGCACGACCCGAGCCTGATCAAGGTGGGCAGCTGTACCTACGGCTTCTCCACCGGGTTCGAGCACGACTCGCTCAACCCGAGCGGCTCCATCACCATCCGCAAGTCGTGCGCGGCCAACGCGGCGTCCGGCTGGACGAAGGTGGGCAACGTCTGGGGGGCGACCCCGTCCTGGATCAAGGCCAAGCTCGGCTCGACGCCACCGAACATCTGGGCACCCGAGATCAAGAACTTCAACGGCAAGTACCACCTGTACTACGCCGGTTCGCTCTGGGGCTCCTCGTACGCCGTCATGGGCGTCGCCACCGCGACCAACATCGAGGGCCCCTGGACCGACCAGGGCATGGTCACCGACGTCAACTACCCCATCGACCCCAACGTCGACTGGGGACCGGACGGCCGGCTGTACATCACCTGGGGCTCCTTCACCGGCCCCGGCACCTACATGCACGTCCTGGACCAGGCCACCGGCAAGCTGTCCACCACCGACCACAACCTCTGGCACCTCGCCGTCGGTATCGAGAACCCCACGATCATCCTCAACGGCGGTTTCTACTACCTCTTCGGCTCCAAGGGCCTGTGCTGCAGCGGGACCAACAGCACCTACTACACGGTGGTCGGACGATCCACCAGCATCACCGGCCCCTACCTGGACCAGAGCGGCAAGAACATGCTCTCGAACGGCGGAACCACCGTCCTCACCGGTGCCCGCCCCAAGGTGGCCGCCGGTGGTGCCGACGCCTTCGACGACGGTGTGTCCCAGTCCCTCGCCTACCACTACTACGACGGCGACAACTCCGGGCGGGAGACCCTCGGCATCCGCAAGGTGAGCTTCGCGGGCGGCTGGCCCGTCTTCGGCGGTCCTGTCGGGGCCGCGAACAACCACCTGTCGAACAAGAACGCCGACAAATGCGCGGACGTCTGGTCCGCGAGTACGGCTGACGGGGCGTCGGTGAACGCCGGGAACTGCAACTCAGGGTCCAACGAGCAGTGGGTCACCACCGCCGTCGGCTCCAACTACCGCCTGGTCAACGTCAACAGCGGCAAGTGCCTGCAGATCGCCGGGGCGTCCACCGCCAACGGCGCGGCGGCCGTCCAGTCGACGTGCACCGGCGCCTCGCACCAGCTGTGGAAGAAGACCGCGGTGATCGGCGGCTACGTCACGTACACCAACGTCAACAGCGGCAAGTGCCTCCAGGTCGCCGGGGCGTCCACCGCCAACGGCGCGCCCCTGGACCAGTCGACCTGCAACACCGGCGCGAACCAGCAGTGGATGATCGTCTGA
- a CDS encoding DsbA family oxidoreductase — protein MKVEIWSEITCPWCGLGSHRLDKAIDLFEHRDEVELVHRSFPLTADVPGEGVATVRQALKRVHGLSDERLEEGPRRVEALAAKEGLAPYHVLENMVGNTWRAHEFLAHASAQGKNRAAWDRVFRAYYGERRSVFTVEALVELAPELGLDPVRTRQVLTDGRFRQQVRDEGLQARRLGATGAPFLLIDGRHAIPGAQDTAALLQALRQVWNEAHSPLSPADTEAEVCGPDGCAVPATRPVGV, from the coding sequence ATGAAGGTAGAAATCTGGTCCGAGATCACATGCCCTTGGTGCGGCCTGGGCAGTCACCGCCTGGACAAGGCCATCGACCTGTTCGAGCACCGCGACGAGGTCGAACTGGTCCACCGCTCGTTCCCCCTCACCGCCGATGTGCCGGGCGAGGGAGTGGCAACCGTGCGCCAGGCCCTCAAGCGGGTCCACGGCCTGTCGGACGAGCGCCTGGAGGAGGGGCCGCGCCGGGTGGAGGCGCTGGCCGCGAAGGAGGGACTCGCGCCGTACCACGTGCTCGAGAACATGGTCGGCAACACCTGGCGGGCGCATGAGTTCCTCGCCCACGCCTCGGCACAGGGCAAGAACCGTGCGGCATGGGACCGGGTCTTCCGCGCCTACTACGGCGAGAGGCGGTCGGTCTTCACCGTCGAAGCCCTGGTCGAGCTGGCCCCCGAGCTGGGGCTGGATCCGGTCCGGACCCGGCAGGTCCTGACCGACGGCCGATTCCGGCAGCAGGTGCGGGACGAGGGACTCCAGGCACGGCGTCTGGGCGCCACCGGCGCGCCGTTCCTCCTGATCGACGGGCGTCACGCCATCCCCGGCGCCCAGGACACCGCGGCCCTCCTGCAGGCGCTGCGGCAGGTGTGGAACGAGGCCCACTCCCCCCTGTCACCGGCCGACACGGAGGCGGAGGTGTGCGGGCCGGACGGCTGCGCGGTGCCCGCCACCCGTCCCGTCGGCGTCTGA